The DNA window TGAAACACCAGGTGTTACCACAGAGGAAGCAAAGAAATATGCAAATCTGGATGGAAGCGAACTGAACATGGTATTCCAGTTCGAACACATGGGAACAACAGACGGAAAATACGGCAAATGGACCACTAAGAAACCGGAAATGAAAAAAGTCCGCGCGGTCATGAACAAATGGCAGAATGACCTGGAAGGAAAAGCATGGAACAGTCTGTACTGGGATAACCATGATCAGCCGCGTGCGGTATCCAGATTCGGTGATGACAGCCCGATGTACCGCGAGGTATCCGCAAAGATGATCGCAACCTGTCTGCATATGCTGAAAGGTTCTCCGTATATCTATCAGGGTGAAGAAATCGGTATGACCAATGCATATTTCAAATCCATCGATGATTACAAAGATATCGAAGCCATCAACGCATACAAAGAGTATACCGAGAGCGGTCTGATGACAGAAGAAGAGATGCTGAACTGTCTGAAGATGGTCAGCCGTGACAATGCGAGAACTCCGATGCAGTGGGATGACAGCGCAAATGCCGGATTTACCACAGGAACACCGTGGATCAGCGTAAACAAAAACTATATGCAGATCAATGCAAAAGCAGCACTCGAAGACAAGGACAGTGTATTCTACTACTATCAGAAACTGATCCAGCTGCGTCATCAGTATGAAGTAATCGTAGAAGGTGTATTCCACGGACTGCTGGAAGACAACGATGATATCTATGCATATGAGAGAACACTGGGCGATGAGAAACTGGTGGTAGCTTGTAACTTCACAAACAAAGAAGTACCTTGTGATCTGTTCGAAGGAAAAGAAGGCGAAGAGCTGATCACAAACTACAAAAACCATGTAGCAGGTGCTCTGCAGCCATATGAAACAAGAGTAATTCTCTACAAATAAATACAAAAAGCAGGAAAATATACCGCTGATTCGGAAGGGATATGTATAAAAATTTCGAAAAAGCGAAAAACCAGGAATGGGGTGTCGAGCGAAACTGTCGTTCGACACCTCGTTTTTGACAAAATAAGCACTCCCGGTTCCATATAATAATACTTGTTTTCCAGTAAGTATTCCAGGTGGGACAGGGGGTGCTTTTTGTCTTATACGATCTATCCGGACGTACTGTTTGTTACGAATCTGGTGATGGATTTTCTCTTACTGAGACTGGTAAAAAAACTGTGCAGAGGAAAGGCGGGAGTATTTGCTTCTCTTGGAGGGGCGGCTTTCGGAGCGTTTGGGTACTGTCTGCTGATCCTCTTACCTGTCAGCTTTCCGGTGAATACGATACTGGCATATGTGGCAATCAACACGATCATGGTAAGGTTCGGATGCGGACTGCGGACGATAAAAGGACTCTGCGGAGGAGTCGCGGGGCTGTACATAGCAGGATTTCTCATGGGAGGCATGATGGAAGTCCTGAAGCGCTTCCTTGGACTGGACAGAATGTCGGAAGTGCTGCTCGCGGGAACCGTCTGTTACCTTGCGTATGCTGCTGTATTTTCCCTGTATACGCGGTGGAGAAAAAAGGGAAAGATCCACTGTCGGGTGAAATTGCAGATGGAAGAGCACAGGACAGAGGTGGATGCATTTTTTGATACGGGCAACGGCCTGTATGATTCGGTACTGCAAAGACCGGTGAGCATCATCCGAAAAGAAACGCTCGAAAAGCTCTGCGACGCAGATACGATGGAAAAATTACGAGAATTTCAGATGGGAAAGGCAGAAAGCGGACAGGATGTGTCCTTTCAGAGACTGCATCCGCATTTTCTGGTCTTTTCCAGCCTTGGCTGTTCATCCGGGTTACTGGTCGCTGTCACATTGGATGCCATGTACCTGGAGAATGAGGAAGTACAGAAAGTGATCCGCCATCCGGTGGTCGCTTTTTCAGGAGAGGACAGTTCTTATTTCGGGGACTGTCAGATGATTTTACATCCAAATCTGATAGACAGTTAGGAGGAAATTCTATGATGCAGGCAGCATTACCCAGTCATTTTCGTATGCGTATGTTACCGGGTTTTTCCCGTGTGATGTGGAGAAAGCCGGGAGAAATCTATTATATCGGCGGAGCAGATGTCCTGCCAAATCCGTTATCTCCCCAGCAGGAATCCGCAGTGATAGAGAGTCTGACAAAAGAAGACAGCCAGCAGGCGAGGGCAAGTCTGATTGAACACAATCTGCGCCTTGTCGTCTATATCGCACAGAAGTTTGATAACACCGGTGTGGGAATGGAAGATCTGATCTCGATCGGAACCATCGGACTGATCAAGGCAATCAATACCTTCAATCCGGAAAAGAAGATTAAACTTGCGACGTATGCATCCCGCTGTATCGAAAACGAAATTCTGATGTATCTGAGACGAAACAGCCGGACCCGCATGGAAGTATCGATCGACGAACCGCTGAATGTGGACTGGGATGGCAATGAACTGCTGCTTTCCGATATCCTGGGAACGGAGGAAGATGTGATCTACCGGGATCTGGAACATGAGGTGGAGTGTAAACTTCTGGTGAAAGCCATCAATAAGTTAAATGCCAGAGAAAAGATGATCATCTGCCTACGTTTTGGTCTGAATCAGCCAGATGGAAGAGAGAAGACGCAAAAAGAAGTGGCAGATCTTCTCGGAATCTCCCAGTCGTATATCTCGAGACTGGAAAAACGGATCATGGTGCGGCTGAAAAAAGAGATTGTCCGCTATGAATAAAACGTGAAATTTTTGCGGATTGCTTGAAAGAGATATCAGAAAACAGTATAATGGAGAAAATATGTAACTGTGAAGATACTGAACAGTTACGAAAAACAAAAGTGAAAGTGAGGAGTTACGACATGCATTGTGTGAAAAAAGTAACGGATGACTTATACTGGATCGGCGGAAGCGACCGCAGACTGGCATTATTTGAAAATGTATACCCGATTCCAAGAGGAGTTTCCTATAACTCATATGTTCTGCTGGATGAAAAAACGGTTCTGTTAGACACCGTAGACGCATCTATCAGCGGACTGTTTTTTGAAAACCTGGAATATGTTCTGGACGGAAGAACACTGGATTATCTGATCGTCAACCATATGGAGCCGGATCACTGTGCGATCATCGGAGATGTGGTAAGAAGATATCCGGATGTGAAACTGGTATGCAACGCAAAGACGGTTCCGATGTTAAAACAGTTCTTTGATTTTCCGGTGGAAGACCGTACCGTGATCGTAAAAGAAATGGATACCTTATGTACCGGAAAACATACCTTTGCCTTTGTGATGGCACCGATGGTACACTGGCCGGAAGCAATGGTTTCTTATGATACCGTAGACAAGATCCTGTTTTCCGCGGATGGTTTCGGAACCTTCGGAGCGATCAACGGAAATCTGTTCGCAGACGAAGTGAACTTCGAGAGAGACTGGCTGGATGACGCCAGAAGATATTTTATCAATATCGTCGGAAAATACGGTGTACAGGTGCAGAACCTTCTGAAAAAGGCAGCAACACTGGAAATCAAAATGATCTGCCCGCTCCACGGACCGATCTGGAGAGAAAATCTTGGATGGTTTATTGAAAAATACGACACCTGGAGCAGCTACAAACCGGAAGATCAGGCAGTGATGATCGCCTATGCATCCATCTATGGCAATACGGAAAATGCAGCAGAGATCCTGGCATCCAAACTGGCAGACAAAGGGGTAAAGAACATCGCGATGTACGATGTATCTGTGACCGATCCTTCCGTGATCGTATCCGAATCTTTCCGTTGCAGCCATCTCGTATTTGCAGCACCGAGTTATAACGGCGGTATCTTTACCAAAATGGAAACGGTCTTGTCGGAACTGAAAGCACACAGCCTGCAGAACCGTACCGTAGCCATCATGGAAAACGGAACCTGGGCACCGGTTGCCGGAAAACAGATGCGCGAAATCTTTGCCGGTATGAAAAATATCGAACTTCTGGAGGAAGGTGTTACGATCCGTTCCGCGGTAAAAGAAGCACAGGAAGCATCCCTGGAAGCGCTGGCTGAGAAGATCACTTCTTCGTTAACATAAAACATATAGTTAAAAAGTCAAAATAGTACACTTTTTTGTAATTTTAATAGAGGAATTCCCCCGACTTCTATAGTACAATCAGTACAGTAAAACCATAGAAATTGGGGGACTTTTTATGGAAAAGACACAAACAAAGCAAAACGGATTTACCGTTCCCTGTTTGCTCTGATCCTGCCGATCGCGGTACAGAACCTGATCAGTACAGCGGTTAGCTCTGCGGATGTCGTTATGGTAGGCTATGTGGGACAGGATGCTTTATCAGCGGTGTCTCTTGCCAACCAGGTGATGTTCGTTCTGCAGCTGGTGTATGCCGGAATCTCTTCGGGATCGACAATGCTGGCAGCGCAGTACTGGGGAAAGAAAGATCCGGCTATCATTTGCAAGTTCGGTGCTTGGAGGCGTTGTTATTTTATTGTTCAAGCCGCTGATGATGCGTATGGTGGATCTGACACCTACCGCAACAGGTTATCTGACGGTCATGATCTTTATTAACGCGTACTATAGTATCGGTCAGGCGATGAATACAACCGTAATTTGTGGTGTATTTCGTTCCGGTGGGGACTCGCGTTTTGGATTTATTTGTGATACAATAGACATGTGGGTATTTTCGGTACCACTTGGCTTTATCAGCGCTTTCGTGTTGAAGCTGCCGCCAATGTGGGTATATTTCCTGCTTTGTCTGGACGAGTTCGTCAAGATGCCGTTTGTATACAAACATTACAAGAGTTACAAATGGCTGCAGAATATCACGAGAGATGATGTATAAAAATTATACATGTACAGAAACGCTGGATCAGATTGTTGGGTGACGGTCTGATCAGGCGGTTTGTAATAAAAAATGAACAATATAAGTAAAAGGAGGTTTTTTACAAAATGGGAATGGAAGGATACAAACTGGAATCACATCCGGTGAGCAAAAAAGAAGCGATCATTCAGGGCGACTGCTATCGAATCACGATGCTGACATCTGCACTGGTACGTCTGGAATACAACAGCGAAGGTGTATTCGAGGACCGTGCAACACAGTCCGTACTGAACCGTGATTTCCCGGTACCGGAATTCAAGGTCGTTGAGGATGAAGAGGAGCTGGTTATTTATACAGATTCTCTGGAGATTCATTACAACAGAAAACCATTTGCAGCAAACGGTCTGTCTATCAAAGTCATAGGTGGCGGTGGCGGCTGGGGAAGAAACTGGAATTACGGAGACGAACCGAGTGATCTTCTTGGAACAGCCCGTACACTAGACGGATGCGACGGTGCTATGAAACTGAGTGATGATGCTTATTTGAAGGGTGACACACCGATGAACGAAAAATACAGCGGTAAAGTCAAAATGGAGCATGGTATCATCTCAAGAAAAGGCTTTGCTGTTGTGGATGACAGTCATTCGATGGCACTGACAGAAGACGGATGGGTAAGTCCGAGACAGGGAGATGGCGAGGATCTGTATTTCTTCGGATATGGACATCGTTATCTGGAAAGTCTGAAAGATTTCTATTATCTGTGTGGAAAACAGCCGCTGCTGCCAAGATATGCATTTGGTAACTGGTGGAGCCGTTATCATCGTTATACAGAGGAGGAATATAAAGAACTGGTAGAACGTTTTGAAGACGAAAAACTGCCGTTCTCTGTAGCTGTTGTTGATATGGACTGGCATATCGTTGACGATGTAGATCCAAAGTACGGAAGTGGCTGGACAGGATATACCTGGAACAAAAACTTCTTCCCGGATCCAAAAGGATTTATGTCCTGGCTGCATGAGCACAATATGAAGATTACACTGAATGTGCATCCGGCTGACGGAATCCGTGCATATGAGGAACTGTATCCGCGCGTGGCAGAAAAGATGGGAATCGATCCTGAAAGTGAGATTGCAGTACAGTTTGATCCTGCAGATCCACATTTCATGGAAGTGTACCTGAAAGATCTGCATCATCCGCTGGAAGAAGAAGGCGTGGATTTCTGGTGGCTTGACTGGCAGCAGGGAACTGTTACCAAAGTGCCGGGACTGGATCCGCTGTGGATGCTGAACCATTATCATTATTTGGACAGCAGCTGGAAGGGTAATCGTCCGCTGACTTTCTCCAGATATGCAGGTGTGGGAAGTCACAGATATCCGGTAGGATTCTCAGGTGACAGTGTAATCTCATGGGAAAGCTTACAGTTCCAGCCATATTTTACCAATACAGCAAGCAACGTTGGATATGGATGGTGGAGCCATGATATCGGTGGC is part of the Blautia faecicola genome and encodes:
- a CDS encoding glycoside hydrolase family 13 protein; the protein is MSKAWWKSSVIYQIYPRSFADSNGDGIGDLNGITEHLDYLKELGVDVIWLSPIYKSPNDDNGYDISDYQDIMTDFGTMEDFDRMIAEMHKRGIKLVMDLVVNHSSDEHRWFLESKKSKDNPYRDYYIWKDPKDGKEPNNWGACFGGSVWEFDEETGMYYLHCFSKKQPDLNWENPVVRDEVFNMMTWWCEKGVDGFRMDVISMISKDPAYPDGEIRDGLHGDMSPYVCNGPHVHEYLQEMNQRVLSKFDLITVGETPGVTTEEAKKYANLDGSELNMVFQFEHMGTTDGKYGKWTTKKPEMKKVRAVMNKWQNDLEGKAWNSLYWDNHDQPRAVSRFGDDSPMYREVSAKMIATCLHMLKGSPYIYQGEEIGMTNAYFKSIDDYKDIEAINAYKEYTESGLMTEEEMLNCLKMVSRDNARTPMQWDDSANAGFTTGTPWISVNKNYMQINAKAALEDKDSVFYYYQKLIQLRHQYEVIVEGVFHGLLEDNDDIYAYERTLGDEKLVVACNFTNKEVPCDLFEGKEGEELITNYKNHVAGALQPYETRVILYK
- a CDS encoding sigma-E processing peptidase SpoIIGA; the protein is MSYTIYPDVLFVTNLVMDFLLLRLVKKLCRGKAGVFASLGGAAFGAFGYCLLILLPVSFPVNTILAYVAINTIMVRFGCGLRTIKGLCGGVAGLYIAGFLMGGMMEVLKRFLGLDRMSEVLLAGTVCYLAYAAVFSLYTRWRKKGKIHCRVKLQMEEHRTEVDAFFDTGNGLYDSVLQRPVSIIRKETLEKLCDADTMEKLREFQMGKAESGQDVSFQRLHPHFLVFSSLGCSSGLLVAVTLDAMYLENEEVQKVIRHPVVAFSGEDSSYFGDCQMILHPNLIDS
- the sigE gene encoding RNA polymerase sporulation sigma factor SigE produces the protein MRMLPGFSRVMWRKPGEIYYIGGADVLPNPLSPQQESAVIESLTKEDSQQARASLIEHNLRLVVYIAQKFDNTGVGMEDLISIGTIGLIKAINTFNPEKKIKLATYASRCIENEILMYLRRNSRTRMEVSIDEPLNVDWDGNELLLSDILGTEEDVIYRDLEHEVECKLLVKAINKLNAREKMIICLRFGLNQPDGREKTQKEVADLLGISQSYISRLEKRIMVRLKKEIVRYE
- a CDS encoding FprA family A-type flavoprotein; its protein translation is MHCVKKVTDDLYWIGGSDRRLALFENVYPIPRGVSYNSYVLLDEKTVLLDTVDASISGLFFENLEYVLDGRTLDYLIVNHMEPDHCAIIGDVVRRYPDVKLVCNAKTVPMLKQFFDFPVEDRTVIVKEMDTLCTGKHTFAFVMAPMVHWPEAMVSYDTVDKILFSADGFGTFGAINGNLFADEVNFERDWLDDARRYFINIVGKYGVQVQNLLKKAATLEIKMICPLHGPIWRENLGWFIEKYDTWSSYKPEDQAVMIAYASIYGNTENAAEILASKLADKGVKNIAMYDVSVTDPSVIVSESFRCSHLVFAAPSYNGGIFTKMETVLSELKAHSLQNRTVAIMENGTWAPVAGKQMREIFAGMKNIELLEEGVTIRSAVKEAQEASLEALAEKITSSLT
- a CDS encoding MATE family efflux transporter, with the translated sequence MVGYVGQDALSAVSLANQVMFVLQLVYAGISSGSTMLAAQYWGKKDPAIICKFGAWRRCYFIVQAADDAYGGSDTYRNRLSDGHDLY
- a CDS encoding MATE family efflux transporter; protein product: MMRMVDLTPTATGYLTVMIFINAYYSIGQAMNTTVICGVFRSGGDSRFGFICDTIDMWVFSVPLGFISAFVLKLPPMWVYFLLCLDEFVKMPFVYKHYKSYKWLQNITRDDV
- a CDS encoding glycoside hydrolase family 31 protein, with the translated sequence MGMEGYKLESHPVSKKEAIIQGDCYRITMLTSALVRLEYNSEGVFEDRATQSVLNRDFPVPEFKVVEDEEELVIYTDSLEIHYNRKPFAANGLSIKVIGGGGGWGRNWNYGDEPSDLLGTARTLDGCDGAMKLSDDAYLKGDTPMNEKYSGKVKMEHGIISRKGFAVVDDSHSMALTEDGWVSPRQGDGEDLYFFGYGHRYLESLKDFYYLCGKQPLLPRYAFGNWWSRYHRYTEEEYKELVERFEDEKLPFSVAVVDMDWHIVDDVDPKYGSGWTGYTWNKNFFPDPKGFMSWLHEHNMKITLNVHPADGIRAYEELYPRVAEKMGIDPESEIAVQFDPADPHFMEVYLKDLHHPLEEEGVDFWWLDWQQGTVTKVPGLDPLWMLNHYHYLDSSWKGNRPLTFSRYAGVGSHRYPVGFSGDSVISWESLQFQPYFTNTASNVGYGWWSHDIGGHMMGIRDDELMARWVEYGVFSPINRLHSTDNPFNGKEPWKFDKITQGVMEDYLRLRHGMVPYLYTMNHRANYDDLPLIQPMYYLEPDCDEAYQVPNEYYFGSELLVSPITEKQDPEVRAAKVTTWLPEGMWVDFFTGMVYQGGRMIDLWRGVEDMPVLMKAGAIVPMKDMADYDSSTDNPKAMEVRVFPAEDGTFTLWEDQGDTPVDKEENWVATQLTFTGGEEDTFTIGKALGNVSVIPESRSWKVVFMGVEKACCKVTADGEEVAVKVSYDKAIAALTVEVPETAVGKEIVITFADGISLAENDLAGRCYAMLDKAQIPYNLKSAIQAVVEKMGKDGIGTLATMNLSPALMGAVLELLTA